The following proteins are encoded in a genomic region of Fimbriiglobus ruber:
- a CDS encoding zinc-dependent alcohol dehydrogenase, which yields MKALCWHGKSDVRVDIVPDPKIQDPRDAIIKVTATAICGSDLHLYDGYMPTMQAGDILGHEFMGEVVELGSAVTNLKKGDRVVVPFTMACGSCFFCQKTLFSCCDNSNPNHKIAEEAMGHSPSGLFGYSHMLGGFPGGQAEYVRVPFADVGPYQVPAGLPDEKVLFLTDIFPTGYMAAEQADIEPGDTVAVWGCGPVGQFAIKSAWMFGAGRVIAIDTVPERLTLARTHGNAETIDFLHVESSVYERLQEMTKGRGPDRCIDAVGAEAHGTGSIPAVLDKVKATVGLGTDRPNSLRQAIMCCRKGGTVSVPGVYVGFLDKVPMGAFVNKALTMKTGQTHVHRYLKPLMEKIEKGEIDPSFLITHRLPLADAPAAYKTFRDKEDGCVKVVLKP from the coding sequence ATGAAAGCACTGTGCTGGCACGGCAAGAGTGACGTTCGCGTTGACATCGTCCCCGATCCCAAGATCCAGGACCCGCGCGACGCAATTATCAAGGTCACCGCCACCGCGATCTGCGGGTCCGACCTGCACCTGTATGACGGCTACATGCCGACCATGCAGGCGGGTGACATCCTCGGCCACGAGTTCATGGGCGAGGTCGTCGAACTCGGGTCCGCGGTCACCAACTTGAAAAAGGGCGATCGGGTCGTGGTCCCGTTCACCATGGCGTGCGGGTCGTGCTTTTTCTGCCAGAAGACCCTGTTCTCCTGCTGCGACAACTCGAACCCCAATCACAAGATCGCCGAGGAAGCGATGGGGCACTCCCCGAGCGGACTGTTCGGGTACTCACACATGTTGGGCGGCTTCCCCGGCGGGCAGGCGGAGTACGTCCGCGTGCCGTTCGCCGACGTCGGCCCGTACCAGGTGCCGGCGGGCCTGCCGGACGAGAAGGTCCTGTTCCTGACCGACATCTTCCCGACCGGGTACATGGCCGCCGAGCAGGCGGACATCGAACCGGGCGACACGGTCGCGGTGTGGGGGTGCGGGCCGGTCGGTCAGTTCGCCATCAAGAGCGCTTGGATGTTCGGTGCCGGGCGGGTGATCGCGATCGACACCGTGCCCGAGCGACTCACACTGGCCCGGACGCACGGCAACGCCGAAACGATCGACTTCCTGCACGTCGAGAGCAGCGTCTACGAGCGCCTCCAGGAGATGACCAAGGGGCGTGGGCCGGACCGATGCATCGACGCCGTCGGGGCCGAGGCGCACGGGACGGGCAGCATCCCGGCCGTGCTCGACAAAGTCAAGGCGACGGTCGGCCTCGGGACCGACCGCCCGAATTCCCTCCGACAAGCCATCATGTGCTGCCGGAAGGGCGGCACGGTGTCGGTCCCCGGCGTTTACGTCGGGTTCCTCGACAAGGTGCCCATGGGGGCGTTCGTGAACAAAGCCCTAACGATGAAGACCGGCCAGACGCACGTCCACCGGTACCTCAAGCCGCTGATGGAGAAGATCGAGAAGGGCGAGATCGACCCGTCATTCCTGATCACCCACCGGCTGCCGCTGGCCGACGCCCCGGCAGCGTACAAGACGTTCCGCGACAAGGAAGACGGGTGCGTCAAAGTCGTCCTCAAACCGTGA
- a CDS encoding SDR family oxidoreductase, translated as MSAKLKKIQDQVVVVTGASSGIGLATAELLAAKGASVVLAARSGETLDEVVARITARGGKAIAVTCDVTDRVQVDRLAAAAVETFGRIDTWVNNAGLGFWGRLDETPEADARKLFDVNFWGLVNGCLAALPHLKKQGGALINVGSEVSEAYAPLQGMYVATKHAVKGYTDCLRVEIEKVDQAPVAVTLIQPGATDTPFPQHARNVTDQEPKLPDPQDDPQHVAEAILAAAEMPTREKKVSTSASLHVMLSKFAGGMLDRLSGKSVSKMHYDEPPRNPKGALNQPSEASGVAGQARGTGGKEPK; from the coding sequence ATGTCCGCGAAACTGAAGAAGATCCAGGACCAGGTGGTCGTCGTTACCGGGGCGTCCTCGGGCATCGGCCTGGCGACCGCCGAACTGCTGGCCGCGAAGGGCGCGTCGGTCGTCCTGGCTGCCCGGAGTGGCGAGACGCTCGACGAGGTCGTGGCCCGCATCACGGCCAGGGGCGGCAAAGCGATCGCGGTAACGTGCGACGTAACCGACCGGGTCCAGGTGGACCGACTGGCCGCGGCCGCGGTCGAGACGTTCGGGCGGATCGACACGTGGGTGAACAACGCCGGGCTGGGGTTTTGGGGGCGGCTCGATGAGACGCCCGAGGCCGACGCCCGGAAGCTGTTCGACGTCAACTTCTGGGGGCTGGTGAACGGCTGCCTGGCGGCGCTGCCGCACCTCAAGAAGCAGGGCGGGGCGCTCATCAACGTGGGCAGCGAGGTGTCCGAGGCGTACGCCCCGCTCCAGGGCATGTACGTGGCCACCAAGCACGCGGTCAAGGGGTACACCGACTGCCTGCGGGTCGAGATCGAGAAGGTGGACCAGGCCCCGGTCGCGGTCACCCTGATCCAGCCCGGGGCGACCGACACCCCGTTCCCCCAGCACGCCCGCAACGTGACCGACCAGGAGCCCAAGCTGCCCGACCCGCAGGACGACCCGCAGCACGTGGCCGAGGCGATCCTGGCGGCGGCCGAGATGCCGACCCGGGAGAAGAAGGTGAGTACGTCCGCGTCCCTGCACGTGATGCTGTCCAAATTCGCCGGTGGGATGCTCGACCGCCTGTCCGGGAAGTCGGTGTCGAAGATGCATTACGACGAGCCGCCGCGGAACCCGAAGGGAGCGTTGAACCAGCCGAGCGAGGCCTCGGGGGTCGCGGGGCAGGCCCGCGGTACCGGCGGCAAAGAACCGAAATAG
- a CDS encoding IS1380 family transposase, with the protein MKPIFRRWFQKGKARIARRLDQTRNPLSPEPVLKARNIHYEVSDKAQAIHCGGIGLIHALGQRFGLAKTIDQKLHLLKFHVPYHESDHVLTLAYNPLCGGTCLQDLELLRNDETFLNALDARRIPDPTTAGDFCRRFLASDVEALIDAINEVRRRVWAEQPESFFDCATIDMDGTLVGTTGPCKDGMDIAYDGTWGYHPLVVSLAETGEVLSIVNRPGNRPSHEGAAREVNRSLVLCLEAGFRTVLLRGDTDFSQTQYLDGWNAIRKTRFIFGYDAVPTLVQKAEELPDHAWRRLTRPARYHVNTQPRRTPENVKARIVTEREYETLRLDSEDIAEFEYQPTACRQKYRMVVIRKNITRAKGEAALFDEVRYFFYITNEREWSADAIVFSANDRCHQENLHAQLKSGVRALRAPVDTLESNWAYMVMTALGWNVKAWWALSLPEPPGRWRDKYRQEKRWVLGLEFRSFVHAFVGLPCQVLRTGRKLVYRLLSWNPHLRVFFRLVETLNC; encoded by the coding sequence GTGAAACCTATCTTCCGCCGCTGGTTCCAAAAAGGCAAGGCCCGCATCGCTCGCCGACTCGATCAAACGCGCAATCCGCTCAGCCCCGAGCCCGTGCTCAAAGCCCGCAACATCCACTATGAGGTCTCCGACAAGGCCCAGGCCATCCACTGCGGTGGCATCGGCCTCATCCACGCGCTGGGTCAACGATTCGGGCTCGCCAAGACCATCGACCAAAAACTTCATCTGCTCAAATTCCACGTCCCGTATCACGAATCCGATCACGTCCTCACCCTCGCCTACAACCCGCTCTGCGGCGGCACCTGCCTTCAAGACCTCGAACTCCTCCGCAACGACGAGACCTTCCTCAACGCCCTGGACGCGCGACGCATCCCCGACCCCACCACCGCCGGCGACTTCTGCCGCCGCTTCTTGGCGTCCGACGTCGAAGCGCTGATCGACGCGATTAACGAGGTTCGCCGGCGCGTCTGGGCCGAGCAACCCGAGTCGTTCTTCGACTGCGCGACGATCGACATGGACGGTACCCTCGTCGGGACCACCGGTCCGTGCAAGGACGGGATGGACATCGCCTACGACGGCACCTGGGGTTATCACCCGCTGGTCGTTTCGCTGGCCGAGACCGGGGAGGTCCTCAGCATCGTGAATCGTCCGGGGAATCGACCGTCGCACGAGGGCGCGGCCCGGGAAGTCAACCGCTCGCTGGTGTTGTGCCTCGAGGCCGGTTTTCGCACGGTCCTCTTGCGGGGCGACACCGATTTCTCGCAGACCCAGTATCTGGATGGCTGGAATGCCATCCGCAAGACGCGGTTCATTTTCGGCTACGATGCCGTGCCCACTCTGGTGCAGAAAGCCGAGGAACTCCCGGACCACGCGTGGCGGCGGCTGACCCGCCCCGCCCGTTATCACGTGAACACGCAACCGCGGCGGACGCCGGAAAACGTCAAGGCCAGGATCGTGACGGAGCGGGAGTACGAGACGCTCCGTTTGGACTCGGAAGACATCGCCGAGTTCGAGTATCAGCCCACCGCCTGCCGCCAGAAGTACCGGATGGTGGTGATCCGCAAGAACATCACCCGCGCGAAAGGCGAGGCGGCGCTGTTCGATGAGGTGCGTTACTTCTTTTACATCACGAACGAGCGGGAGTGGTCAGCGGACGCGATTGTGTTCTCGGCCAACGACCGGTGCCACCAGGAGAACCTGCACGCCCAGTTGAAGAGCGGCGTGCGGGCGTTGCGGGCGCCGGTGGACACGCTGGAAAGCAACTGGGCGTACATGGTGATGACGGCACTGGGCTGGAACGTGAAGGCGTGGTGGGCGTTGTCGTTGCCGGAACCGCCGGGCCGCTGGCGAGACAAGTATCGTCAGGAGAAGCGGTGGGTGTTGGGTTTGGAGTTCCGGAGTTTCGTCCACGCATTCGTCGGGCTGCCGTGCCAGGTTCTCCGGACGGGCCGCAAGCTAGTTTATCGTCTGTTGAGTTGGAACCCTCATTTACGGGTCTTCTTCCGACTGGTCGAGACGTTGAACTGTTGA